In one Sesamum indicum cultivar Zhongzhi No. 13 linkage group LG12, S_indicum_v1.0, whole genome shotgun sequence genomic region, the following are encoded:
- the LOC105175398 gene encoding peroxidase 7-like, with amino-acid sequence MRWFLLTVFLLNLLHLADIAATFIPKQQPLMGRVLPKAKAAPVLPPSAFLSTTYYLKSCPNLESIIHQKVNAWVQKDSTLAASIIRLHFHDCAVRGCDASILLNHPGSERSAEASRTLRGFTLIDDIKAEVERQCPKTVSCADILTAAARDATLLVGGPFWEVPFGRKDGKFSIAKEANNVPQGHENVTSLLKFFDKMGLTFVDLVVLSGAHTIGRCNCYSIQQRLYNFNGTGKPDPSLNINYLNSLRKQCRLSSNYVNLDVTTPKTFDVAYYTNLGKKLGLLSTDQLLYSDSRTRSLVDLMASQPEFFIGQFAVSMVKLGNTNVLTGKKQGEVRQNCNYVNY; translated from the exons GCCGCGACCTTCATCCCGAAACAGCAGCCTCTGATGGGCCGTGTTCTACCAAAGGCTAAGGCGGCCCCTGTGCTGCCTCCATCTGCTTTTCTGTCGACAACTTATTATCTCAAATCATGCCCCAACCTTGAAAGCATCATCCACCAAAAAGTGAATGCTTGGGTTCAGAAAGACAGCACTTTGGCAGCTAGCATCATCCGCCTCCACTTCCATGACTGTGCCGTCAGG GGTTGCGATGCTTCAATCTTGCTGAATCACCCCGGCAGCGAGAGGTCAGCCGAAGCCAGCAGAACTTTGAGAGGTTTCACACTGATCGACGATATCAAGGCCGAGGTGGAGAGACAGTGCCCAAAAACCGTCTCCTGTGCCGACATTCTCACTGCGGCAGCCCGAGACGCCACTCTCCTTGTCGGAGGTCCGTTCTGGGAAGTCCCGTTCGGGCGAAAAGACGGGAAATTTTCCATCGCTAAAGAAGCCAACAACGTCCCTCAGGGCCACGAGAACGTCACATCCTTGCTCAAGTTCTTCGACAAAATGGGGTTAACGTTTGTGGATTTGGTCGTCCTGTCGGGCGCGCACACCATCGGCAGATGCAATTGCTATTCTATCCAGCAAAGGCTCTATAACTTCAATGGGACGGGGAAGCCTGATCCATCCCTGAACATCAACTACTTGAATTCATTGAGGAAACAATGCAGATTGAGCTCCAACTACGTCAATCTTGATGTGACAACTCCGAAGACTTTCGACGTGGCTTATTACACGAATCTTGGCAAGAAACTGGGGCTCTTGTCCACTGATCAGTTGCTTTATTCGGATTCAAGAACCAGGTCGCTGGTTGATCTGATGGCGTCGCAGCCGGAGTTCTTCATCGGCCAGTTTGCGGTGTCAATGGTGAAGTTGGGAAATACTAACGTTCTGACAGGGAAGAAGCAGGGTGAAGTGAGGCAGAACTGCAATTATGTAAACTATTGA
- the LOC105175182 gene encoding metacaspase-4, with product MARRAVLIGCNYPGTKAELKGCINDVRRMYACLVERYGFSEEDITVLIDTDDSYTQPTGRNIRAALADLVSSAQPGDFLFVHYSGHGTRLPAETGEDDDTGYDECIVPTDMNLITDDDFRELVDKVPEGCQITIVSDSCHSGGLIDEAKEQIGESTKQVREEGHESGFGFKNFLRRSVEDAIESRGIHIPSELGFGHHHQRRHQEDEGEEEITDGNQGHAYVKNKSLPLSTLIELLKQKTGKDDIDVGKLRPTLFDVFGDDASPKVKKFMNVIFSKLKGHGQEEGEGGGFLGMVGSLAQQFLQQKLEENDEGYAKPALETHVGSKQEVYAGATKRGLPDSGILISGCQTDQTSADASPSGHASEAYGALSNAIQTIIAESDGRVSNQELVLRARELLKKQGFTQRPGLYCSDYHVDVPFVC from the exons ATGGCGAGGAGGGCGGTGCTGATCGGCTGCAACTATCCGGGGACGAAGGCGGAGCTCAAGGGGTGCATCAACGATGTTCGACGGATGTACGCTTGCCTTGTGGAGCGTTACGGGTTCTCCGAGGAGGATATCACGGTGCTTATTGACACTGACGATTCTTACACCCAGCCAACTGGCCGGAATATCCGTGCTGCGTTGGCCGATCTGGTAAGTTCCGCCCAGCCGGGGGACTTTCTGTTCGTGCACTACAGTGGTCACGGTACCCGCCTTCCAGCAGAGACCGGCGAGGATGATGATACCGGCTATGATGAGTGCATTGTCCCAACTGACATGAACCTCATTACTG ATGATGATTTCAGAGAATTGGTTGACAAAGTACCAGAGGGATGCCAGATCACCATTGTGTCCGATTCTTGTCACAGCGGAGGTCTGATTGATGAGGCCAAGGAGCAGATTGGAGAAAGCACTAAACAGGTCAGGGAAGAAGGCCATGAATCAGGCTTTGGATTCAAGAACTTCCTACGTAGAAGCGTTGAAGATGCAATTGAATCGCGCGGTATTCACATACCATCTGAATTGGGATTCGGCCACCACCATCAGCGGCGCCACCAAGAAGatgaaggagaagaagaaataacAGATGGAAATCAAGGTCACGCCTATGTAAAGAACAAATCTTTGCCACTCTCAACTCTCATTGAGTTACTCAAGCAAAAAACTGGGAAGGACGACATTGACGTGGGCAAACTGCGGCCTACCCTTTTTGATGTATTTGGGGATGATGCCAGCCCAAAGGTTAAGAAATTTATGAATGTCATCTTCAGCAAACTGAAAGGCCATGGCCAGGAAGAGGGTGAAGGCGGTGGGTTTTTGGGAATGGTGGGCAGCTTGGCTCAGCAGTTTCTGCAGCAGAAGCTCGAAGAGAATGACGAGGGCTATGCAAAACCTGCTCTGGAAACCCATGTTGGAAGCAAGCAAGAAGTGTATGCTGGGGCAACCAAAAGAGGCCTACCTGATAGTGGCATCCTCATTAGCGGCTGCCAGACAGACCAAACATCTGCGGATGCCAGCCCATCAGGACATGCCAGTGAAGCTTATGGTGCTTTGAGCAATGCCATTCAGACTATAATTGCAGAATCGGATGGCCGAGTGAGTAACCAAGAACTGGTGCTTAGAGCCAGGGAGCTGTTGAAGAAACAAGGCTTCACTCAGCGTCCAGGACTATACTGCAGTGATTATCACGTTGATGTTCCTTTCGTTTGCTAA